A region from the Aegilops tauschii subsp. strangulata cultivar AL8/78 chromosome 5, Aet v6.0, whole genome shotgun sequence genome encodes:
- the LOC141022646 gene encoding uncharacterized protein, translating to MTDERWVRHLKQNLPAEATREFTVLWSEIHHTALGTEPDSITWRWTANGKYSSKSAYGIQFEGSLRASFDKFNWKSDASGKCKVFRWLAILGRCNTADMLAKKGWSHDPAYALCVGPLEDALHLLATFPYTASFWQSVLQQFNMSLVLAPTPSTTSLLEWSGQTTGMVPAKERKAWSSLVQHIWWITWNERNARIFKNQRSTALALLEKVVEEAGLWHVASRRKANSLLNRPREPN from the coding sequence ATGACTGACGAACGGTGGGTCAGGCATCTGAAACAGAACCTCCCTGCTGAGGCCACGCGGGAGTTCACTGTCCTCTGGTCCGAGATTCATCACACGGCGCTGGGAACGGAACCAGATTCTATCACTTGGAGGTGGACTGCTAATGGAAAATACTCATCAAAATCAGCATACGGCATCCAATTTGAGGGGTCATTAAGGGCCAGTTTCGACAAGTTCAACTGGAAGTCGGATGCCTCTGGGAAGTGCAAGGTGTTTCGGTGGTTGGCGATCCTTGGACGCTGCAATACGGCGGACATGCTCGCCAAGAAGGGATGGTCGCATGACCCTGCCTATGCTCTTTGTGTTGGGCCGCTGGAGGATGCTCTGCATCTGCTCGCAACGTTCCCGTACACAGCGAGCTTTTGGCAATCTGTTCTCCAACAATTCAACATGTCGCTGGTACTGGCGCCTACACCTTCAACTACCTCGCTGCTGGAATGGTCCGGCCAGACAACCGGCATGGTCCCGGCGAAAGAGAGGAAGGCATGGAGCTCTCTGGTGCAACACATATGGTGGATCACGTGGAATGAGCGGAATGCAAGAATCTTCAAAAACCAACGATCTACGGCGCTCGCGCTGCTCGAAAAGGTCGTTGAGGAAGCAGGGCTTTGGCATGTGGCAAGCAGGCGCAAGGCTAACTCGCTGCTCAATAGACCAAGAGAACCTAACTAG
- the LOC141022647 gene encoding uncharacterized protein has translation MVKLDHVLINGDWEEGMPSCLLRALSSEISYHCPLLLCCEVAFKHNRQFQFRNHWVKFQDFEEVVTRAWLGTPALGDPLCRFAAKLATTVKAMGCWQASFCNNLKLKTAITAELIGRLDKAMDSRQLTTDERQFHAMLKMQRLGYATLDRAIWRQKSRVNNIKEGDAGTRFFKAKASSRRCRNHIIRLMVDGIIVTDQDSKVKSIHTHFDHIFGEKRLRPRCLNLAALGYRRIDLRELEEEITEEEVQRIIMELTGTGRPVLMGSPGSFISTHGQQLRGT, from the coding sequence ATGGTAAAGTTGGATCATGTTTTGATCAATGGGGACTGGGAGGAAGGGATGCCTAGCTGCCTACTTCGGGCCCTGTCGTCAGAGATTTCATACCACTGTCCCCTTCTCCTCTGCTGCGAGGTGGCTTTCAAACATAACAGACAGTTCCAGTTCCGAAACCACTGGGTGAAGTTCCAGGATTTTGAGGAGGTGGTTACACGGGCTTGGCTGGGGACGCCAGCTCTGGGAGACCCTCTCTGTCGTTTCGCAGCCAAGCTAGCTACCACTGTGAAGGCGATGGGTTGCTGGCAAGCTAGCTTCTGCAACAACCTGAAACTTAAAACGGCGATCACCGCTGAACTCATCGGCCGGCTTGATAAAGCCATGGACAGTAGGCAACTTACTACTGATGAAAGGCAGTTCCATGCTATGTTGAAGATGCAAAGGCTCGGTTATGCCACACTTGACAGAGCAATATGGAGGCAAAAATCGAGGGTTAATAACATCAAAGAGGGGGACGCGGGAACCAGGTTCTTCAAGGCGAAAGCATCTTCGCGTCGTTGCAGGAACCACATTATCCGGCTGATGGTGGACGGTATAATCGTCACAGATCAGGACTCCAAAGTAAAGTCCATCCACACTCACTTTGATCACATTTTTGGAGAGAAAAGGTTGAGACCTCGATGCCTGAATCTGGCTGCCTTGGGGTACCGGCGGATTGACTTGAGAGAGCTTGAAGAGGAGATCACCGAAGAGGAGGTCCAGCGTATCATCATGGAACTGACGGGAACTGGGCGCCCGGTCCTGATGGGTTCACCGGGGTCTTTTATAAGCACTCATGGACAACAATTAAGGGGGACTTGA